One region of Malania oleifera isolate guangnan ecotype guangnan chromosome 6, ASM2987363v1, whole genome shotgun sequence genomic DNA includes:
- the LOC131158319 gene encoding SWR1 complex subunit 2 isoform X1, translating into MMETCKKEDPVFLERGSRATRGKRMTKLLNDEVEEDELFWNQDALKEEENDEIYEEEAEAADEFDSDFDEDEPETDEEVENDVDDRIKTKKRLIFPGKSVTKKEKKKKVLSKLETEPQDERTSEQGTLPEHQNVPDDLEGERIVRKSTRTSVIVRQAERDAIRAALQATMKPIKRKKEGEEKRMTQEEMLLEAAQTEIINLRNLERVLAREEEVKKRAIVHKAVYSGPQTRYFSKNGKLGYSYIEFSKGLSFQSQISTTSSPYPGKALCAVTGLPAKYRDPKTGLPYATKEAFRIIRERSLNENRRVEREKDMGILFDSISGQGFLSRRKRSVITNRTEAPHTQFFARFRRTPALEDEDSD; encoded by the exons ATGATGGAGACTTGCAAAAAAGAGGACCCTGTTTTTCTCGAGCGCGGTTCTCGAGCAACTAGAGGGAAAAG GATGACCAAGTTGCTCAATGATGAAGTAGAAGAAGATGAGCTGTTTTGGAATCAGGATGCTCTTAAAGAG GAAGAGAATGATGAAATTTACGAGGAAGAAGCAGAGGCTGCCGATGAGTTCGATAGTGACTTTGATGAAGAT GAACCTGAGACAGATGAAGAAGTAGAAAATGATGTGGATGACAG GATAAAGACGAAGAAACGATTAATATTTCCAGGAAAATCTGTGacaaagaaggagaagaaaaagaaggtgcTTTCAAAATTAGAAACAGAACCCCAGGATGAAAGAACTTCTGAACAGGGTACCCTTCCTGAGCATCAAAATGTTCCTGATGATTTAGAAGGTGAGAGAATTGTGAGGAAATCTACAAGGACTTCTGTCATTGTTCGGCAAGCTGAAAGAGATGCAATACGTGCAGCTTTGCAGGCAACAATGAAG CCAATAAAAAGGAAGAAGGAAGGTGAGGAGAAGAGGATGACCCAAGAAGAGATGCTTTTGGAAGCAGCTCAAACAG AAATAATAAACTTGAGGAATTTAGAGCGTGTGTTAGCAAGAGAGGAAGAAGTTAAGAAAAGAGCAATTGTGCACAAAGCAGTCTACAGTGGTCCGCAGACAcgatatttttcaaaaaatggtAAGCTTG GTTACTCGTATATTGAATTCAGTAAAGGGCTGTCATTTCAGTCACAGATTAGTACGACATCCTCTCCTT ATCCAGGGAAAGCTTTGTGTGCAGTTACTGGATTGCCTGCCAA GTATCGTGATCCAAAGACTGGGCTACCTTATGCAACAAAAGAAGCTTTTAGAATTATTCGGGAGCG ttctttgaatgaaaatagaAGGGTTGAACGGGAAAAAGACATGGGGATTCTATTTGATTCAATCTCTGGGCAAGGATTTTTGTCTAGGCGGAAGAGATCTGTAATTACTAATAGAACCGAAGCACCACATACCCAATTCTTTGCCCGGTTCCGCAGAACTCCAGCTCTAGAAGATGAAGATTCAGACTAA
- the LOC131158319 gene encoding SWR1 complex subunit 2 isoform X2 has product MMETCKKEDPVFLERGSRATRGKRMTKLLNDEVEEDELFWNQDALKEEENDEIYEEEAEAADEFDSDFDEDEPETDEEVENDVDDRIKTKKRLIFPGKSVTKKEKKKKVLSKLETEPQDERTSEQGTLPEHQNVPDDLEGERIVRKSTRTSVIVRQAERDAIRAALQATMKPIKRKKEGEEKRMTQEEMLLEAAQTEIINLRNLERVLAREEEVKKRAIVHKAVYSGPQTRYFSKNGYSYIEFSKGLSFQSQISTTSSPYPGKALCAVTGLPAKYRDPKTGLPYATKEAFRIIRERSLNENRRVEREKDMGILFDSISGQGFLSRRKRSVITNRTEAPHTQFFARFRRTPALEDEDSD; this is encoded by the exons ATGATGGAGACTTGCAAAAAAGAGGACCCTGTTTTTCTCGAGCGCGGTTCTCGAGCAACTAGAGGGAAAAG GATGACCAAGTTGCTCAATGATGAAGTAGAAGAAGATGAGCTGTTTTGGAATCAGGATGCTCTTAAAGAG GAAGAGAATGATGAAATTTACGAGGAAGAAGCAGAGGCTGCCGATGAGTTCGATAGTGACTTTGATGAAGAT GAACCTGAGACAGATGAAGAAGTAGAAAATGATGTGGATGACAG GATAAAGACGAAGAAACGATTAATATTTCCAGGAAAATCTGTGacaaagaaggagaagaaaaagaaggtgcTTTCAAAATTAGAAACAGAACCCCAGGATGAAAGAACTTCTGAACAGGGTACCCTTCCTGAGCATCAAAATGTTCCTGATGATTTAGAAGGTGAGAGAATTGTGAGGAAATCTACAAGGACTTCTGTCATTGTTCGGCAAGCTGAAAGAGATGCAATACGTGCAGCTTTGCAGGCAACAATGAAG CCAATAAAAAGGAAGAAGGAAGGTGAGGAGAAGAGGATGACCCAAGAAGAGATGCTTTTGGAAGCAGCTCAAACAG AAATAATAAACTTGAGGAATTTAGAGCGTGTGTTAGCAAGAGAGGAAGAAGTTAAGAAAAGAGCAATTGTGCACAAAGCAGTCTACAGTGGTCCGCAGACAcgatatttttcaaaaaatg GTTACTCGTATATTGAATTCAGTAAAGGGCTGTCATTTCAGTCACAGATTAGTACGACATCCTCTCCTT ATCCAGGGAAAGCTTTGTGTGCAGTTACTGGATTGCCTGCCAA GTATCGTGATCCAAAGACTGGGCTACCTTATGCAACAAAAGAAGCTTTTAGAATTATTCGGGAGCG ttctttgaatgaaaatagaAGGGTTGAACGGGAAAAAGACATGGGGATTCTATTTGATTCAATCTCTGGGCAAGGATTTTTGTCTAGGCGGAAGAGATCTGTAATTACTAATAGAACCGAAGCACCACATACCCAATTCTTTGCCCGGTTCCGCAGAACTCCAGCTCTAGAAGATGAAGATTCAGACTAA